Proteins from one Oscillatoria nigro-viridis PCC 7112 genomic window:
- a CDS encoding DUF433 domain-containing protein, translating to MSKESVITEHIEITPGVLGGKPRIAGHRIAVAHIAEMYLKMGISIEEIAGKYDLPLASVHAAMTYYYDRREEIDRHTAESRAIVEELKRNSPPSPLQEKLRAIRGE from the coding sequence ATGTCTAAGGAATCCGTCATCACAGAACATATCGAAATTACGCCTGGGGTACTTGGTGGTAAGCCACGCATTGCTGGTCATCGAATTGCTGTAGCACACATCGCCGAAATGTATCTGAAAATGGGAATTTCTATAGAAGAAATTGCCGGCAAGTATGACTTACCACTTGCCTCAGTTCATGCAGCAATGACCTATTATTACGATCGTCGAGAAGAAATCGATCGTCACACTGCTGAAAGTCGAGCTATTGTGGAAGAATTAAAGCGTAATAGTCCACCATCTCCGTTACAAGAAAAATTGAGGGCAATTAGAGGTGAGTGA
- a CDS encoding SPFH domain-containing protein gives MNNASPLIQTVTPERWAGFSMDFIGAGYTGLLVKNGRVVRTLKSGRHFSFALPLLEQCQIVIVDTKLRNLEVQSHGDFLSKDRFLIDATLTVIYQVIDPKRVALELSDPLAVLASAVKDCMGLAIGQIPLQQLISQGRLLLRQNLLDRVQDFYTLGFNLEDVRIGDVSFPETNGVIRQVEGMSARQEAENAAALQMRIAEAGRPIVPQSPVQQLNLISGNSPASLPASDTAAGFDRDLQQLTQQLAQNSLPPGRNPPQLAPTVLASSDRKTTAYLIYKLSGEAIALTANPFTIGREPTNTLVLQDPQSSRYHAQIRRATDELGKQRYQLVDSGSSNGTFVGGQRLAANEPFWLPNGCEIAIGDQKWIFQNS, from the coding sequence ATGAACAACGCTTCTCCCCTGATTCAAACCGTGACTCCAGAACGCTGGGCCGGGTTTAGTATGGACTTTATAGGGGCGGGTTACACGGGTTTGTTGGTCAAAAACGGCCGCGTCGTGCGTACCCTAAAATCCGGGCGGCATTTCAGCTTCGCCCTTCCCCTGCTAGAACAGTGTCAAATTGTCATCGTAGACACCAAACTCCGCAATTTGGAGGTACAGTCGCACGGAGATTTTTTGTCTAAGGATCGATTTTTAATTGATGCCACTCTGACTGTTATTTATCAAGTTATAGATCCGAAACGAGTAGCTTTGGAATTGTCCGATCCTCTAGCTGTTTTAGCAAGTGCAGTTAAGGATTGTATGGGATTAGCGATCGGGCAAATACCCCTACAACAGCTTATCAGTCAAGGACGGCTGTTGCTGCGCCAAAATTTGCTCGATCGCGTCCAAGATTTTTATACCCTAGGTTTCAACTTAGAAGACGTGCGAATTGGCGATGTCAGCTTTCCCGAAACCAACGGAGTTATTCGCCAAGTTGAGGGAATGAGTGCCCGACAAGAAGCAGAAAATGCCGCCGCCCTGCAAATGAGAATTGCCGAAGCAGGCCGTCCGATCGTTCCTCAATCTCCCGTACAGCAGTTAAACTTAATTTCAGGTAATTCTCCTGCGAGTCTTCCAGCTTCTGACACAGCAGCAGGGTTCGATCGAGATTTACAACAACTGACACAACAACTTGCTCAAAACAGCCTCCCTCCTGGGAGAAATCCTCCCCAACTTGCACCAACCGTACTCGCAAGCAGCGATCGCAAAACAACCGCATATTTAATCTACAAACTTTCTGGAGAGGCGATCGCCCTAACAGCCAATCCCTTTACAATTGGACGCGAACCAACCAACACTTTAGTATTGCAAGATCCGCAAAGTTCGCGCTACCACGCTCAAATCCGCCGGGCCACTGACGAACTTGGCAAACAGCGATATCAGCTTGTCGATAGCGGCAGTTCCAACGGCACTTTTGTGGGTGGGCAGAGGCTGGCTGCTAACGAGCCTTTTTGGCTGCCAAATGGTTGCGAAATTGCGATCGGCGACCAAAAATGGATCTTTCAAAATTCGTGA
- a CDS encoding YkvA family protein → MSFSIQSVYNWYRDTLRNPKYRWWIILGTLAYLVSPIDIAPDFLPVVGQIDDVAIAVLLISEVSQMAIDYFKSRQTETASASEATGSPSEAKGSTVDVDAVSVQ, encoded by the coding sequence ATGAGCTTTTCTATACAATCTGTTTACAACTGGTACCGCGACACCCTCCGCAACCCCAAATACCGCTGGTGGATTATTCTGGGAACCCTGGCATATCTGGTAAGCCCGATCGACATTGCCCCAGACTTTCTCCCCGTCGTCGGACAAATTGACGATGTGGCCATTGCAGTCTTGCTGATTTCGGAAGTGTCCCAAATGGCGATCGACTACTTTAAATCCCGCCAAACAGAGACAGCTTCAGCATCCGAAGCCACCGGCAGCCCTTCTGAAGCCAAAGGCAGCACCGTTGACGTAGATGCAGTTTCTGTACAATAA
- the lpxD gene encoding UDP-3-O-(3-hydroxymyristoyl)glucosamine N-acyltransferase, with product MKFSEIVEKLNLATSRTLTASAATDPEITGAAPVDEAAPGTISYIEGAKFAVHTATTNASALILPLDESLQAQCTDRNIAWIAAADPRLLFAETIAIFYQPFRPASEIHPSAVVHPSAEIGENVYIGPHAVIQAKVKIGSNVCIHPNVVIYPDAEIGAGTVLHANCVIHERTRIGANCVIHSGAAIGSEGFGFVPTASGWVKMEQSGCTVLEEGVEVGCNSTIDRPAVGETRIGQNTKIDNLVQVGHGCQVGKNCAFAAHVGMAGGVKIGNNVILAGQVGIANQAKIGDGAIATAKAGIHNDVPAGAIVTGVPAIPHKLFLKAAAIYNRLPEMYQSLRQIQRKLDR from the coding sequence ATGAAGTTTAGCGAAATAGTAGAAAAACTTAACTTAGCCACCAGTCGCACCCTCACAGCGTCGGCTGCTACCGATCCGGAAATTACAGGCGCGGCCCCTGTTGATGAAGCTGCACCCGGTACTATAAGTTACATAGAAGGTGCTAAATTTGCCGTTCATACAGCCACTACAAATGCTTCGGCTTTAATTTTACCCTTAGATGAAAGCCTCCAAGCTCAATGTACCGATCGCAACATTGCTTGGATTGCCGCAGCAGATCCGCGATTGCTGTTTGCTGAAACCATCGCCATTTTCTATCAACCGTTTCGCCCAGCATCGGAAATTCATCCCTCAGCCGTCGTTCACCCCTCAGCAGAAATTGGTGAAAATGTCTATATCGGCCCCCACGCCGTTATTCAAGCAAAAGTCAAAATTGGCAGCAACGTTTGCATTCACCCAAATGTCGTAATTTACCCTGATGCGGAAATAGGCGCCGGCACAGTTTTACACGCTAATTGTGTCATTCACGAACGTACTCGCATCGGGGCAAATTGCGTGATTCACAGCGGTGCGGCGATCGGTTCCGAAGGTTTTGGGTTCGTGCCGACAGCCTCCGGGTGGGTGAAAATGGAGCAGTCTGGCTGCACTGTATTAGAAGAGGGCGTTGAGGTTGGCTGCAACAGCACGATCGACAGGCCCGCTGTCGGAGAAACCCGCATCGGCCAAAATACAAAAATCGACAATTTAGTACAGGTAGGTCACGGCTGTCAAGTCGGGAAAAATTGTGCGTTTGCCGCTCACGTCGGCATGGCTGGGGGAGTAAAAATTGGCAACAATGTAATTTTGGCAGGTCAAGTAGGAATTGCCAATCAAGCCAAAATCGGAGATGGGGCGATCGCCACTGCTAAAGCTGGAATTCACAACGACGTGCCTGCAGGTGCGATCGTGACGGGCGTTCCAGCAATTCCCCACAAACTATTTCTCAAAGCCGCAGCAATCTACAACCGCTTGCCCGAAATGTACCAGTCTCTGAGGCAAATTCAGCGCAAGCTCGATCGGTAG
- a CDS encoding CPBP family glutamic-type intramembrane protease: protein MWNSITNLRLLSPSIPAIVKIILFFSTWIVVWLPAAIVLAIALKWHPPQPLGNKKLPLLASLYLIVPFILWATSWIENTSFTNWGWDWQPAVLMSLMRGLGLGIISLVFLFGLQLTAGWLDIKKSENSTETGEKQINFWTLIFNPASLLTLLLGLWISATEELIFRGCLQTILQQDYSVLIAAAIASFIFAIAHLIWAAKETLPQLPGLWLMGMVLTLARIADNGSLGLAIGIHAAWIWGITTVDTEGAINPTGRAPEWITGIAAKPLAGAAGILLLLVTAAVLLLI from the coding sequence ATGTGGAATAGTATAACTAACCTGCGATTGCTGTCGCCGTCAATACCAGCAATTGTCAAAATAATCTTGTTTTTCTCAACTTGGATTGTTGTGTGGCTTCCCGCAGCGATCGTGCTGGCGATCGCCCTCAAATGGCATCCGCCCCAACCCCTGGGAAACAAAAAATTACCTTTACTAGCTTCCCTATACCTGATTGTCCCCTTCATTTTATGGGCGACAAGTTGGATCGAAAACACATCTTTTACTAACTGGGGTTGGGATTGGCAACCCGCAGTTTTGATGTCATTAATGCGGGGATTAGGATTAGGAATAATCAGCTTAGTATTTTTATTCGGTCTGCAATTAACCGCAGGCTGGCTCGATATAAAAAAAAGCGAAAATTCCACCGAAACAGGCGAAAAACAAATAAATTTTTGGACTTTAATTTTTAACCCTGCTAGTCTGCTGACTCTGTTATTAGGACTGTGGATCAGCGCCACAGAAGAGTTAATCTTTCGCGGCTGCTTGCAAACAATCCTCCAGCAAGATTACTCAGTGCTAATTGCAGCAGCGATCGCCAGTTTCATTTTCGCGATCGCCCATCTAATTTGGGCCGCCAAAGAAACTCTACCGCAACTGCCCGGATTGTGGCTGATGGGCATGGTTTTAACATTAGCCCGCATCGCCGACAACGGCAGTTTAGGATTGGCGATCGGCATTCACGCAGCTTGGATTTGGGGTATAACTACCGTAGATACAGAAGGCGCAATTAATCCCACAGGCAGGGCACCGGAATGGATTACAGGAATAGCAGCGAAACCCCTAGCAGGTGCAGCCGGAATTTTGTTATTGCTAGTAACAGCAGCCGTGCTTTTGTTAATTTAA